ACAATTAAAAGTCGCTGTCGGTGGTGCTGAATCAACAGTGGCTTGTCGTTCGGGTTGCTCATTCGTGTTCGGTAGCAGATTTAAAACACGTCCAAGATCTGtttctaataaattaacatttccttCAACTGTATGTGTGGTCCAGTCAATCATGAATATTTTTGCAGTgcgggagtaaaaaaaaaaagaaaccatgTCATTCCTTATTTGCCCTCCTCCTCCAAATGCGAACCCAGCGCGTTCCGCGCGCACCGCCTCAAACTGTTTACCCCTAACCTACGTTTTATTTGCAGACAACACAGTGGTCCCTTATACTACTGCGAGATACAGCAACACCTAACCTAAAAGTGATGTCTTGCGAACTGCTGGAAAACCTGTGCAAACATCCTCCGCTGCGGGTGCGTCTGGCTCGCGCGTATTGAAAGGCCGTTTGCGCGTGTAAGGCGAGCCAGTAAGATAACACTACAGCTGAGCTGGGTCACCTCGAGGGGAATACCACTGCTAATTaagattattaatataaatacagAGGTGTGTGTCGCTGATATCGAGAACAGGGAGGGGAAAACGTCTGCAGGTTGTTAATACAGAACTGGGTTACAAGGAAAATATTTGCTGAACATGAACCTCGGACGGACGGACTTGAGCGTTGGGGGAAATATGTTAAATGTGCAGTGAGGTTTTTggaagataacaaggtgatataACAGCGCCATACTGACATCTACAGGTTTGAATAACTTGCTTCTGTATGTGCAGTTTATAACGTGTATTTGGGCTTGCCTCTCAGTATAGCCTACAGTTTTCTTCTTGTCCACACATTTGACACTTTTTATGacaaatagaaagaaagaaagaaagaaagaaagaaagaaagaaagaaagaaagaaagaaagaaagaaagaaaaggaaactgTGAACCGATTCTTTCGCAGGGAGATTTCATTACAGAAGAATGCTCATTTCACTGAGCATGACTGTGAATTACTGATAGatacatattaaaatgtattttaatgacatATCCACCACGAGGCAGGAGGGTTAACCAGAATTTAATGAACAGATAAAAACACCTAGAAATAAAAGTCAGTCAGCAATTCAAGGCCTTATCTAAAAAAATGCACACATATTGACATGGGCAAAATCAAAAAATAGATaattgaatataataataataataatagggtaCAACGGGTCTAAAGCCACACCTTAAGGgggaaaaaagtgttttttctcgTTACAAGAGTATCaagaagaacatttatttttatggaatTTGGATGGAGCAACACaaattgtgtgaaaagaaataacagactttttttgtaataattgttttttttaaaggtggcGAGGGATCCTTTTACCCCACACCTGGAGTAAAAGTCTCCCTCACATGGGATAAAAGGTTCCCAGGGGTGTTTTATTGATATAGTGTAGATAACAGCAGCAATAGTTATGCAAATACTttaagacagcaagatgctttctGAGTAACGAATCAAATCAAAATATCAActtctgaaaagtgcaaatatttcttgttcatttcaatcacatttgacattttaaaacatctcaagtattctataaataaattaatctgcAATGTGATTgtatcagtcaatgtgagcccactttgtaAAATGTTGTAACAGATCTATTCccacacttaagaaaaacaatgtgtttaacagGGGCCTTttgcccctgcaacaggggggcttttaatcccaaatactatcctttcacttattgggcatttatttaattttgtcttaaaataaatTTGATAATTTCCAGGATGTTCATTAGCTACATGGATTtgcagcatttaaaaaataattaaacccTGGGAGGTCTTTAGCCCCATTTTACACTaatacatgttcatttatttGCTATTTTAGGACTTTATTTTCCATTGCTTCATAGATTAATTTCTTGATATTTCCTAGTAAGAACAGAGAAGCAGCAAGAACTTCCCCAAAAGAGTTCAAACTTATGATAATAATATTCCCTATGTGTAAAATCCTATGGAATTGAATTTGGAGTATTTCTCCACATGAGTGCCCATACTCAAGTCTTATATAGTTCTCATgaatttgacattttgttttggtttgtttttcttAACAGGTCTCGTCAGAATCCAGGAAAGGTACGGCATAAACGGCAAGCTCTGCAGGACATGGCCCGGCCTTTGAAACAGTGGCTCTACAAACACCGGGACAATCCTTACCCCACAAAAACAGAGAAAATACTTCTCGCACTTGGCTCACAAATGACACTTGTGCAGGTGAGTGCATTCATTTTTCACAACTTTTCCAGAAGCTTTGTACCTAATATCTCTTGGCTGAAGGATTATTGTGAAGTAGCAATTCATTCagctacattttacatttacatgaggATGCAGGTGTTCATTCCAAAAGTACcaaagcactttttgtccatagcAAGCAAACACAGGTCAATCGGTGGGTAACACTGTACATTAGAGACGTTTTTCTTTGGCTTGTGTTCAACTCTTTGTATGTGTGTCTTCCTGTCTAAGTGTCGGTTTCTGTATACACATCTGTCTCAGTCTGTGTCTCTGTATACTCATGAAGACATAAACATGTTCTCTAAATTTGTTAAGAATTGGTCCAGCTGAAGATGATATCCTGGATGACCCTAAAAAACATAATCTGGTTTTAATATTCATGAAAATGTTGACAAAAGTGTGAGCAAGCTGCACTGTGATACAGAAAAAAGACTTGCCAACACAAAACTACACCCTGTTACCAAacttcaatgacttaaaatttattttatcaaTTTATCTAACTTTGTGATTGTTCGACCCTCTCGGAACATCAGTACCGAAGATTcacctgttttgttttttcattgctAGTCCAATTTTCTACTCAAACAATGCCCCCCTAATGCACACACATTACCAACATATAAATAAACCCATTTAGAGACTCTACTCAGTACATATTCTAAAATTGCAGATAAGAACCAAACACATCCGATGGTATCTCAGTGTTTCCTCCAAAGATAACTAGCCTTCGTTGCCCTGTTTCAGTAGAAGGCCATCCAACAAAAATAAAGCTCTCGCTCTTTGAGAATTTtaagatatatttattaattttatataaagcaGAGATTGGACAATTCAGGGCTTAGCTGGAAAAATGTCTTTAAAGAAGTGCCTCAGCACAGCTCCCATCATAAGTGGCTTGAAGTCTATCGGTCATGAAAAGTTTTTCTAGTATAACATCTAATAGTCTTTGGTCTCTATGAAATGTAGAAGGctgaatattgtttttattgcaaAAAGACAGACGTTGTGCAGAGGAAAAGGAATATTATTAGGTGAGAGTGGCAGAGGCCAGAATAAGCACCAAGGTCGCCATTGTCTCAGTTGAAGAAGTGTTGATGTAATGGTACATTCACAATGTTCCCAACTAGGAACCTCTGTGTGTGGTAATCATTACCtacaattttttatgtttttttattgtgtCCCAATAAATAAAGCTAGGTAGTTTAGTCCATgcacatgtgtttttgtgtgggcTTGTTTCTGAAAATCTGCAAGCATTCATATTAGGCATACTTAAGACTTAAAAAAGGAGAAAACAGATTCAATAGGTAAACTTCTTTGTTACTTCCTctttattgtgtatttttttctCAGCATTTGTGATTTCTTAAATATGTATTTGTCAAATTTTCATCATTATATTACACCCGTCATTATATAACACCCTTCCTCTTTTCTAAGGTGTCTAACTGGTTTGCAAATGCTCGACGGCGACTGAAGAACACAGTTAGGCAGCCTGATTTGAGTTGGGCACTTAGGAtcaaactctacaacaaatatgTTCAGGGCAATGCAGAAAGACTGAGCGTCAGCAGCGATGACTCTTGCTCTGACGGTAAGACATACACATtggcactctcacacacaatgtCAGGGGAGGATAGGCTCCACCAGCCGGGTCTAGTTTTTCCCAAGGTTTTTCCACCTCCACTACTTACATCGTATGGCTATAACAtctgatggatttttttttttgtcttttcacaGTCTCTTTGGAGTAGCATGATTTCTATAGTAAACTTCTTTGAAATAATAAGTACTGTGAAATGCAGTGTAGTTATCAAGACCAATAGAATCCAAAAATTTGTGGGAACCAGATGTAAAAGTTTAacagtctatttaaaaaaatgcatattgaTCGATCACTAGTCTTCATATTGAGGGGAACTTGTCCTTGTCAGTTTCTATGGTGGTTAAGGCCCTGGCTGAAACACACACTTAAGCAGCTGCTCACATGCATACGTAGTCAGTGTTTTACAAATATCGTCACATAGCACAGATATTGAAATAAACTCTGTTAATCACTACATGAGTGTATACACAATATGCGAGTAAAACTGCTCTTTAAAACAAACAAGTGCAAACAAATTCACATATATCTGTAATAAATTTGTTTGGTAAGAAATGTTGTGTTATTTGTAGGATACTCTATGGGCTTTTATTCAGCATGTAGCTGAGACAGACTAGGCAGGGTGCTTTAACAGGGATGTTTTATTACAAAGCAGTCAGTGCAACAATCTAAACATTTTTATAGTATCATATAGCAGCAGAACCGTAAATCAGAGTTGGGGTATGCTGAGTGCACTGCTGTGTTCATCCTCCTCTATGTTTATGTTAACCGGGCAGACAAGTAGGCTTACAGACAGTCATGCACGCTGTGATTAACAAACCACAATGGGGCGTCAAGACTTAACCACAAACACAAACTTGCGCCtaaatgcacaaacacaacaacattcTAGCTAACAATCTGaagtcctctctctttctctctaatcAACACACAAATGCATTACAACTGCAGGGATGTTACTTGCTCTCTGACAAAtaggatgtttgtttgtttcacttcTCAAAAATAAACATGCATCCACAAGTTCTATCAGAACAATAATCATATCCTTGTGCTTAATGGTGacctccaaacacacacacacacacacacgagggcCGCAAGCACGCACTGTATTTGGTCCCCTTATTAGATGTCTTGGACTAACACACTCTGTGGTTAGAAGAGGAATGTCCAGTCTGTGCATCTCACATGTGTTTCATCCTACAAATAACTTCTCCCTTCTGTAACACAGTAGAGTGCAATGAAATCTGTGTCAGCGCCCTTACTTCACCTTTGATCTTTAATTCCCTCACCTCCTAGACAAACCTAATCTTGCCATGGAAACATTTCTAGAGGAAAAGCATGTCTTACACTACATATTAGTTTACCACCATCTTTGTCACTAAGCACATAGATAAAGCACATAGGTATAGCACATAGATATAGCACATAGGTATAGCACATAGAGATAGCACATAGGTATAGCACATAGATATAGCACATAGGTATAGCACATAGATAAAGCACATAGATAAAGCACATAGGTATAGCACATAGATAAAGCACATAGATAAAGCACATAGGTATAGCACATAGATATAGCACATAGATAAAGCACATAGGTATAGCACATAGGTATAGCACATAGATATAGCACATAGGTATAGCACATAGATAAAGCACATAGGTATAGCACATAGATAAAGCACATAGATAAAGCACATAGGTATAGCACATAGATAAAGCACATAGATAAAGCACATAGGTATAGCACATAGATATAGCACATAGATAAAGCACATAGGTATAGCACATAGATATAGCACATAGGTATAGCACATAGATATAGCACATAGGTATAGCACATAGATAAAGCACATAGGTATAGCACATAGATAAAGCACATAGATAAAGCACATAGGTATAGCACATAGATATAGCACATAGATATAGCACATAGGTATAGCACATAGATATAGCACATAGATATAGCACATAGATGAAGCACATAGATATAGCACATAGATGAAGCACATAGATAAAGCACATAGAGATTATTGTTCATAGTGCAGTATATTCTAAATTGTAACATATCTTAACTGTAATGCAAAAATTGAATTCTCATATAATTTAACTGTAACGTATTTAAACACCATTTGTTGTTCTgcatttaatttgataataattaaatcaataaataaaacagtagAAAATTACTCTATTTCATTAATGAGATTCTAATAAGTTTCACCATTgagaattttgaaaaaatataaaaatttcaaacaaaatttttgctatataaaacatccccacattaaagaaataataattttggtgggaaatgtgcttaatttctTGAAAAAGGTAAtaatgcaaaaaatcctattataCCTAAAATAGGCTTTATTGCCTCTTagcaaatataattttcatattttgctgataaatataatttcttgctgattttaagggttaaatatgttttcatgagattcacccaaatgCATAGCTGAAATGATACAAGTAGCATCTCATTCAATGTCAAACAAGTTGCTTCTTACAGTGAATATCAAATGTGAAACCCTGCTTTTATCACATGAAAAAAAAGAACCATGTAAAGTCTCTTCTTATAGATGTTTAGAGGTAAAGTTTGTTGCACTCAGGTCACATTTTATCAGGTCTGTCGTTCCCATGTTTGAGCTCAATAATTTTGTGCTACACAGAAGATCTGAGCTTCAGACACACTCTTCACACCTTTGAGCTAATATAGAGCCTTGCAGTGAAATCCTACCTCACTTAGGAGGCATTCACTCTCACAATCCTGACCTCGTATCCTAGGAAATATTGCGTTTGTGTGAACTGCTGTGTGTTTACCTTTGTTTCCTGCATTATGGGATGGTCGTCAGGGCAATATACAATAAGTGTTTACTAAAACAACCTTTAAAATTGACGGAATTTTAGGACATGCAGTGgaccaaaaacaaaaaggaatccACACACCTtggtaaaaaagaagaaaaaacaagtcTAAAAGAAGCTAATTCAAAGAAATGTTGAACATTTTAGTTCATCATAATCGtattttaatgaagaattacATAAAACATGACTGTGATAAACCAGAAGGTGTACAAAGTGGACAGAAAGGTGAAAGTGGACAAAAAAGTAGAACCAAATGATTTAGTCCCCAAGAAACTCATTCTCAGTAAATACAATCAATGCCAAAAATGTAGACATTTAATAACCCAAATCTAAAACTAATTAAAAGCAATGTGTTAACATACTAGATCATAATCAAGTCCAGCTTAATACAATTAACCTTTCtaattttttgttttagattGAGGGGAAAAAAATTCTGTCGATGCTACAAACAAAGAGGTTATTAACTTGAAGGGCCTGATTTTTGCATCTTCATTCTACCTTCTGGTGACAAGGCTAACAAAAGTATTAACTTTCTTGAAATAGTGGCATGAGTGACTGTCGACGGTGGGAAAAAAACTTTGAAATTCTCAATGTCATATCTTTTCTGACTACTGTTGTATTACAAATGCATACATATTTTTACCAATGTCATCCAGTTATAAAACATGCCAGTGACCATTTGTTTTGTTCGATAATGCATAACTGATTAATATTTTTGTTAGCAGCAGCATAAATCAGATGATCTATCACTCACATTGTGATACTTTCTCAACGGCCGTGCTAGGCTCAAAGATCCAAACCTGCTTTGATTCAGCCTCTGTAGCAGAAATCAGCACCAAATTTGATCTGACGCACTTGCAGCAGGTGGAATTTTCAATCACTGCAATCCAGTCAAGAGTTTTCTGTCTGCTCGAGTGATCTTTGCAGAAGAAAAAGGTTTCCAGTAAAGTGTGATTAAATGGAAATGTGTCTGTGGTGCTCACTGTCAGGCTGAGAAGCTCTAAAGGGGAGCCTTTTTAAAATCTTTGCTTTTACAGTTGTTGTTACTGATAGAGTATGGTGCTATCAATGCCAGAGTACATACAGAGTCAATGTATATCTTGACTGCActgtaagttgttttggatataagcatctgccaaatgcaaatgTAATCTTTAAACATGTAAATCTAAGAAAAAGTTAATCTTTAGCACGacattaccctcatgttgttccaaaccctctTGACtttctttcacacaaacacaaaggggTAAACAAATCTTTTTCAATGTTCTCAAATGTAAATTCGACATATTTTTATGTTTCCTTCCTGAATTCCTTCCAGATGGTGACACAGGAGCATGCACCCAGGTTGGTGAGTTCAACAAACCAATGTACCAGAGCGTCATCAAGAAGGAAGGTGGTGCTGTGGGGGCAGGTCTTCGAGCAGCCAGAGATGCCTCATTGTCTGATGACTATGTGTCACCACCCAAATATAAGAGCAGCCTGTTGCACCGTTACCTTAATGACTCCCTCCGTCACGTTATGGTGGCCAACGGCGTAATGGACACACGGAGGAGGAACCACTCAGGCTCCTTCAGCTCTAACGAGTATGATGAAGACCTGCTCTCACCTTCGTCATCAGAGGCAGAAGCCAACTTTATCTACAGGACGGGTGAGCTACTGACAGTCATCTTTTTCCTAGTATTCTCTACtctttctcctcttctctctctctttcctattTTTCTCTGTACTGATTTTCTTTTGTTGATTGGGAGGAAGAAAGGGCATCTTTAACTGTTTTACCAGCTCAGTATCAGCTGTGTTTGTCCAATGCTGGGACCTCGGCTCCTTGTTCCACAACAAGAGGAGTTGTCAGAGATAATATGTtttcattattctctctctctctcacacacacacacacacactcacgcacgcacatggACAAGTTCTATAAATCATGGAATTTAAACttgacatttataaatattatgaaatatgtttttaattgtatGAAAATAGTGGTAAGTTAAAAATGTTGTAGTTCAATAGTTGAAAGAATGTTTTCCTTTCTATAAATGTTTGTACTTTTGATTAAAAGTTAAAGGTTATGCAAGTTCAAATTTGGTCTCGTAGTGAAATTAAACATACAGTTGAAATAGTTTATCCTAGTTTAGTCTCCAGCCCATTAACTATCATAAACTGAATGGATCCATTTATTCATTGTgactaattctctctctcccccatccTAATTTTCTCCTATtctctttattttcattttctttttgcatcTATTACAGTACATCCTTTTTTTTCTGTCTCCCTTTTTGTCAAAACTGAGATATGGACATAGAAACAACACAGTTGTTTTTTTGCGTGTCTTAACACCAACTGCTATGAAGCAAGAAGTCCTTATTCAAAAGAATATTCACGAGGGAGAAAGAACtgcttatttgtgtgtttttgcaaGTGTGAAAGTGTATATTAGCCTTGAATAACAGTTTATAACAGTATGTGAGTATGTGTACTTGTGTATGCAAGTGTTTGTGCGGATGGACCATTATTCTTTGCGGTGTCTTAAGTGAGTAAAGCTTTGACCTGAGGAATTTCACCCTGAGGCCTCTCCATCTAAAGCATTGAAATATTCCATGTGGGCCTACTCATAGGTCACTTTCCAAAGTTACAATTTTCAGATTTGTGGTTCCAGCTTTTAAATACTTCCAAACATTTCTGAAGTTCTTGAAACCACTGATAAAATAGGGatgaatattttctttttatccaGGATTTTCTGGCTCATTTGTTCCAAGTCTCTCGGCAGTGAATGTCTGCAGTACTCGGTCATCTGTGTTAGCTCCCATGTCCTCCAGGTGTTTGTGATGTTATCGCAAATCTTTTGGAcgtacaaaaatgacaaatatgttTCAAGAGAGTCTTTGCAATTATTTAAGCCCTCCTCATCTAGATCTGGGAGTATATCATCCCCTATTGATCATTTGTTGGAATTTATGTGAGATATTGTTTCGGGGACTGGGGCTGTAGATTGCATCTGTTTGCTCTCTCTTCTCCTGAAGAAAGAACGGCGGGTTTCTTCAGGTCAGAACACTGTGTCTTTGTTCTGACAGAATTCATAACTGATAACAATGTTTGCCCCTCACTTTTTCACTTTCATATTGTTTTCCATAAAGATCCTCAGGAATCCCGCCATgcaatctttgttttattttgtttctctCCATTTCATTTTGCCATTTCTTACTGACTAACGTGTTTTGTATTATCTCGAAgctgagaaaaaagaaagctgtAAATGTCCTCAGACATAGAAGCTCCCTGAGCATTACATGAACACAAGGCTGCCTGTGTAGACACCTGCTGAGAGAGATAAGcagggatagatagatagatatagaaacaatataaataaaagagtTGTGCTTGAATTAGTTCTTcctaaattaatatttatgtgGCTCATATAAAGACACTGTCTTTGTTCTGCTTACATGGTACTATTTCCTGGCTGAGGATTCTCAAGACCTCGTCAGGTTGTTGAAGtgtctgttttttattttctatgtGAGTATATTCCACACGAAAGGTTTTCCACAGTTAGAACTCATATTACATACGGCGTATTTTTTGCAACAGACAATAAGGGAACAATAAGAATACGACACAAGTATAAATATTAAATTGATATTACATTTTGTCAATCTTGTTGCTGTTTAGCAAACCAAAGATTTAACTCTCTATTTTCCCACTATTCTCTTTCTTTCCATTTTCTTTGTTACTGCATTCCAGAATATTTTCGTACAAACATTCCTCAAATTTCAAATTTCAGGCGTGTGGTAGAAATTTTATTTCCATGGTTGTTACCCTTTTTTTAACAGCTGTCTGTCGGTCTCTGCACAGTGTTAATGTTTTAGCTCAGATATCTTTAAACCAAAGTGGCATCGTAGACTACTGGGAGTCCCAGTGATTAAATGTAACTTAAAGGAACTAAAGGGGTTCTTGCCTTTTTATCACTCCTCACTTTGAGTTTCACAGATCAGACATGGCAAAGGAATGTCAGGCCAGCTAAGCCTCAATTCCTCTGATGGAAAACTAAAGAGGCCATTGTGTTAGAAAAAAATCCGAAGTAAAAACGCAATGAGAACCCTGATGGAAgtttctttgaaaacaagaagCGAGAAAATTCCAGGGCACATGCCAGGGATTTTATGTCAAATTGTGCTTAAATGGGATACTTAATGGAAGGAATCTTGCTCAGTGTTTTCCCTCCATTCATGGTAACAAGTTTAGGGCTGTCCTGTATGATATAGATCACTATCCAGCACTGTCAGACTGGATGAGGGCTGGGGAGAGCTCGCAGTAGAGTGAGAGCATGCAGGAAAATATTTAGCAGAACTTTATCGCTTTAGATGTATTTTCACAGTTTGCATCAGGGGCTACTCATGGTGGAATCTCATAAGCCACATAGAAAGTGGATCAAATGGAACAAATTGGTTGCTGGACAGTTTACTCTAGATTTATGTGTTATTTGCCATGATATTCCTTTTAAGTTTAAAAGGTGATCCATTATTTTGTAGCTTTCATGGCATTTGTTTTGATGAGCTGAGATGTGATGAAAGTGACATTTTTTTGGTCCTCAGTATCTCAATTTTGAAATCTGACTTTGAGGGCTCTGGAAATTGAATGTTACCATATACTGTCTATTAGGTTTTAATGAGGACAATGATTTCTTATAAATGATCAGGCCATCCTGTTGAAATAACTCCAGCTGTCTTTTTGCAGTCTCTGCTCCTTTTTAGTTGAAAAGTTAGTTTGCCATTGTTAAGCAATCTCTTCCATTGCCTGgaaacatatatatgtatataagatatttttatatatatatatatatatatatacactcacctaaaggattattaggaacaccatactaatactgtgtttgaccccctttcgccttcagaactgccgtaattctacgtggcattgattcaacaaggtgctgaaagcattctttagaaatgttggcccatattgataggatagcatcttgcagttgatggagatttgtgggatgcacatccagggcatgaagctcacgttccaccacatcccaaagatgctctattgggttgagatctggtgactgtgggggccattttagtacagtgaactcattgtcatgttcaagaaaccaatttgaaatgattcgagctttgtgacatggtgcattatcctgctggaagtagccatcagaggatgggtacatggtggccataaagggatggacatggacagaaacaatgctca
This window of the Xyrauchen texanus isolate HMW12.3.18 chromosome 40, RBS_HiC_50CHRs, whole genome shotgun sequence genome carries:
- the LOC127633296 gene encoding homeobox protein Mohawk-like isoform X1, which gives rise to MNTIVFNKLSSQVLFEEKANEVERSSRNYLEVIDGHHSDLLASSQVIKDSSTIRHRRSGSRQNPGKVRHKRQALQDMARPLKQWLYKHRDNPYPTKTEKILLALGSQMTLVQVSNWFANARRRLKNTVRQPDLSWALRIKLYNKYVQGNAERLSVSSDDSCSDDGDTGACTQVGEFNKPMYQSVIKKEGGAVGAGLRAARDASLSDDYVSPPKYKSSLLHRYLNDSLRHVMVANGVMDTRRRNHSGSFSSNEYDEDLLSPSSSEAEANFIYRTETVEHGSNKCDSSGTRKEKGQGKDETYWREINAAMALTNLAQPKDMATSATTSCIIQKSSHIAEIKTVKVPILHKY
- the LOC127633296 gene encoding homeobox protein Mohawk-like isoform X2: MNTIVFNKLSSQVLFEEKANEVERSSRNYLEVIDGHHSDLLASSQVIKDSSTIRHRRSGSRQNPGKVRHKRQALQDMARPLKQWLYKHRDNPYPTKTEKILLALGSQMTLVQVSNWFANARRRLKNTVRQPDLSWALRIKLYNKYVQGNAERLSVSSDDSCSDDGDTGACTQVGEFNKPMYQSVIKKEGGAVGAGLRAARDASLSDDYVSPPKYKSSLLHRYLNDSLRHVMVANGVMDTRRRNHSGSFSSNEYDEDLLSPSSSEAEANFIYRTETVEHGSNKCDSGTRKEKGQGKDETYWREINAAMALTNLAQPKDMATSATTSCIIQKSSHIAEIKTVKVPILHKY